In the genome of Aspergillus flavus chromosome 8, complete sequence, one region contains:
- a CDS encoding putative MFS peptide transporter Ptr2 (unnamed protein product), with the protein MSSDRDVEVTQQQAQYNATHVIDDKDGLEANEKALGPTPDGEEPTQDEIKNLRHIAENLPVSAWLVAIVELCERFTYYGMSGLYQNYANLPLDGSQGRGALGLGHQGATGLTTFNQFWCYVTPIVGAIVADQYLGKYKTIVLFSIIYMIGLLILVCTSIPSSLEHGAGLGGFVVAILIVGLGTGGIKSNVAPLIADQYKRKKMAIKTIAKTGERVVIDPALTIQRIYMIFYGCINVGSLSLLATPYMERDIGYWSGYLLCLCMFICGSCVLIVGRKYYVVRPPQGSIITNAFKALWIMVINRNMDAPKPTWQAEHGSRDVPWDDHFVDELKRALVACKVFAFYPIYWVVYTQFSSNFVTQADQMEGHGVPNDLMQNFDPISIIVFIPVLELTVYPLLRRCHIQFRPITRIALGFIVASLAMMYAAIVQHLIYSAGPCYEHPGCDASIVNGQTTGNRVHIAIQTPAYVFIGLSEIFASVSGLEYAYTKAPPTMKSFVQSMYLLTNAFGAAIAEALTPAAYDPAIMWMFVGLAVASFLAGVIFFIVYRHLNHTEDEMNALDADDDVVAAAQQAEEEKRRKKEESS; encoded by the exons ATGTCTTCAGATCGTGATGTTGAGGTGACTCA ACAACAGGCCCAATACAATGCCACACATGTAATCGATGACAAGGATGGCCTCGAGGCCAACGAAAAGGCTCTGGGACCTACTCCAGATGGCGAAGAGCCCACTCAGGATGAAATCAAGAACTTGCGCCATATTGCGGAGAACCTGCCTGTCTCCGCCTGGCTGGTCGCTATTGTCGAACTTTGCGAACGTTTCACATACTACGGTATGAGCGGGTTGTATCAGAACTACGCGAACCTTCCTCTAGATGGTAGCCAAGGACGTGGTGCTCTGGGCCTTGGTCATCAGGGTGCAACTGGTCTTACCACCTTCAACCAGTTCTGGTGCTACGTCACTCCCATTGTTGGTGCCATTGTTGCCGATCAGTACCTTGGAAAATACAAGACCAtcgttctcttctccattATTTACATGATTGGTTTGCTCATTCTGGTTTGCACTTCAATTCCCTCGTCTCTTGAACATGGCGCTGGTTTGGGAGGCTTCGTCGTTGCCATCCTGATCGTCGGTCTGGGAACTGGTGGTATCAAGAGTAACGTGGCCCCTCTG ATTGCCGACCAATACaagcggaagaagatggctaTCAAAACCATCGCCAAGACTGGCGAACGGGTCGTCATTGATCCTGCCCTGACAATTCAGCGTATTTACATGATCTTCTACGGATGTATCAACGTTGGTTCTCTCTCGTTGCTGGCCACTCCTTACATGGAGAGAGATATCGGCTACTGGTCTGGTTATCTGCTTTGTCTGTGCATGTTCATCTGCGGTTCCTGCGTGCTTATTGTCGGACGCAAGTATTACGTCGTCCGCCCTCCCCAGGGTTCTATCATCACCAACGCCTTCAAGGCGCTGTGGATTATGGTCATCAATCGTAACATGGACGCGCCCAAGCCCACCTGGCAGGCTGAGCACGGTAGCCGCGACGTGCCTTGGGACGACCACTTCGTCGACGAGCTCAAGCGTGCTCTGGTTGCCTGCAAAGTTTTCGCTTTCTACCCCATCTACTGGGTCGTCTACACTCAGTTCTCGAGTAACTTCGTCACTCAGGCCGATCAGATGGAGGGCCATGGTGTTCCCAACGACTTGATGCAGAACTTCGACCCTATCTCCATTATCGTTTTCATCCCGGTTCTGGAACTAACGGTCTACCCCTTGCTCCGTCGTTGTCATATCCAGTTCCGTCCTATTACCCGTATCGCTCTAGGCTTCATCGTCGCCTCTTTGGCTATGATGTACGCCGCCATTGTCCAGCATCTCATTTACTCTGCCGGACCCTGTTACGAGCACCCTGGCTGTGATGCCTCCATCGTCAACGGACAGACCACTGGCAACCGCGTGCACATTGCCATTCAGACCCCTGCCTACGTGTTCATCGGTCTCTCGGAGATTTTCGCATCGGTGTCCGGTCTTGAGTACGCTTACACCAAGGCGCCCCCAACCATGAAGTCGTTCGTGCAGTCCATGTACCTCCTCACCAACGCCTTCGGTGCCGCCATCGCTGAGGCTCTTACTCCTGCCGCTTACGATCCCGCCATCATGTGGATGTTCGTCGGTCTTGCCGTTGCTTCGTTCCTCGCCggtgtcatcttcttcatcgtgtACCGCCATCTGAACCACACAGAAGACGAGATGAACGCCCTCGacgccgatgatgatgtcgtAGCTGCGGCTCAgcaggcggaggaggagaagaggaggaagaaggaggagagcTCCTGA